The Gemmatimonadaceae bacterium genome includes a region encoding these proteins:
- a CDS encoding DUF5946 family protein has product MQSVRQERSAARDAYDELCTYTLTHPDPSFIHQQVVDAFAAQNASETSKPISVTFALVGLYLHVEKGFNGREVQRVHMQLARQKHKWPSFSLPEARGAITALDVIKTPEGTERDRAIHDWCSAVWGAFVGNRERIISLLNNRRLGS; this is encoded by the coding sequence TTGCAAAGCGTTAGGCAGGAGCGCTCCGCAGCGCGCGACGCCTACGACGAGCTCTGTACCTACACGCTTACGCACCCCGACCCGTCATTCATTCACCAGCAGGTCGTCGACGCCTTCGCCGCACAGAACGCGAGCGAGACGAGCAAGCCGATCAGCGTCACCTTCGCGCTCGTGGGACTCTACCTCCACGTCGAGAAAGGATTCAACGGGCGCGAGGTGCAACGCGTTCACATGCAGCTCGCGCGTCAGAAGCACAAGTGGCCCTCGTTCTCACTCCCAGAGGCGCGCGGTGCGATTACCGCGCTCGACGTAATAAAAACGCCGGAAGGGACTGAGCGCGATCGCGCGATCCACGACTGGTGTTCCGCGGTCTGGGGTGCATTCGTCGGCAACCGGGAGAGGATTATCAGTCTACTCAATAACCGTCGTCTTGGCTCTTAG
- a CDS encoding PspC domain-containing protein produces MNPVPSPVASSDAPAPRLWRSRTNRVVLGVIGGLAEKLGWEAKPMRLLAGLLGVLTLPLGALPVIVPYVALWGITRARGAAVPTQPLRRSRDNQVVAGVLGGIAEWLGVKPMLVRLSYSALTLATFGLPGVATYLVLWAKTKVAEPGQKS; encoded by the coding sequence GTGAATCCGGTCCCCTCACCAGTCGCTAGCTCCGACGCGCCCGCACCGCGCCTCTGGCGCTCGCGCACGAATCGCGTCGTGTTAGGCGTCATCGGCGGGCTCGCGGAGAAGCTTGGCTGGGAAGCGAAGCCGATGCGACTCCTCGCCGGATTGCTCGGCGTGCTCACGCTTCCGCTCGGCGCGCTCCCCGTCATCGTTCCCTATGTCGCGCTCTGGGGAATCACGCGTGCGCGAGGCGCAGCCGTACCCACTCAGCCGCTTCGCCGCTCGCGAGACAATCAAGTAGTCGCTGGCGTGCTCGGTGGAATCGCCGAGTGGCTCGGCGTCAAGCCGATGCTCGTGCGGCTGTCGTACAGCGCGCTCACGCTCGCGACGTTCGGATTGCCGGGTGTGGCGACGTACCTGGTTCTGTGGGCGAAGACGAAAGTCGCGGAGCCAGGCCAGAAGTCCTGA
- a CDS encoding isoprenylcysteine carboxylmethyltransferase family protein produces MKHLAAKAWFSIVALAIVMALLLFGLAGTTRYWQGWVYLAIFIGLTIVTTLDLLKRDPALLERRMVGGPTAEQRPVQKIIMWGASAAFVAMLVVPALDYRYGWSHVPVSLVVVGDILVALGFTLIMIVYRANTYTAATIQIAQNQTVISTGPYAIVRHPMYASASLYVLGTPLALASWWGLVAVAVFVPLLAWRLLDEERFLAADLPGYAEYQRKVRHRLVPFVW; encoded by the coding sequence GTGAAACATCTCGCCGCGAAGGCATGGTTCTCGATCGTCGCGCTGGCAATCGTCATGGCGCTGCTGCTCTTCGGTCTTGCGGGGACGACGCGCTACTGGCAGGGCTGGGTCTACCTCGCGATCTTCATCGGCCTAACGATTGTCACCACGCTCGATCTGCTGAAGCGCGATCCGGCGCTCCTCGAGCGTCGCATGGTCGGCGGGCCGACCGCCGAGCAGCGCCCGGTTCAGAAGATCATCATGTGGGGCGCATCGGCGGCTTTTGTCGCGATGCTCGTCGTGCCCGCGCTCGATTATCGCTATGGATGGTCGCATGTACCGGTCTCTCTAGTTGTCGTCGGCGACATCCTCGTCGCGTTAGGATTCACCTTGATCATGATCGTCTATCGCGCAAATACGTACACGGCCGCGACAATCCAGATCGCGCAGAACCAGACGGTGATCTCGACCGGCCCGTACGCGATCGTGCGACATCCGATGTACGCGAGCGCGTCGCTCTACGTACTCGGGACTCCGCTCGCGCTCGCGTCGTGGTGGGGCCTCGTCGCCGTCGCGGTGTTCGTTCCGCTGCTCGCGTGGCGGCTGCTCGACGAGGAGCGGTTCCTCGCCGCGGATCTGCCGGGTTACGCCGAGTATCAGCGAAAGGTCCGTCATCGTCTCGTTCCCTTCGTGTGGTAG